TGGTGATCCAAACACAGTCTCCTGTCTCAAATACTGTCATCTTCATCCAGGACAGGGGACAGGGAGAGTTCCACCCCAAGGGGCTGCTTTAAGATTGCAGTGGGGTCATGACAGGAGGTGGGTCTTGGTCAGGGAGATAGGCGTGGAGCGGCCCCGCCCCTAGCTTGATCCGGCACCACCCTCGCCCCACAGGCCGGACACACCAGCTGCGCGTGCACTGCAGTGCCCTGGGCCACCCCGTGGTGGGCGACCTGACCTACGGAGAGGCCTCGGGCCGGGAGGACCGGCCGTTCAGAATGATGCTGCATGCTTTCTACCTGCGCATTCCCACGGACGCCGAGTGTGTGGAGGTCTGCACACCTGAccccttcctgccctccctgGATGCCTGCTGGAGCCCCCACACCCTGCTGCAGTCGCTGGACCAGCTTGTGCAAGCCTTACGGGCCACCCCTGACCCTGACCCCGAGGATAGCggccccaggccaggcagcccctccgcactcctgcctgggcccgGCCAGCCCCCTGCACCCCCAACCAAGCCCCCTGAGACTGAGGCACAGCGAGGTCACTGCCTGCAGTGGCTGTCGGAGTGGACGCTGGAGCCGGACAGCTGAGAGCCGTGGGACTGGGGCGGGGGGTGTCAGCTGCACAGCAGGACTCTAGGGAGATGGGCCAGCGAGCGTGTGCTCACCGGCTCTGGGGCCTCGAGGTGCCAGGCAACATTGGGCCCACTGGGCTGCCCTGGCCAGGCCTGCGGGGACGGGCTGAGGTGTGGCCAGCAGGGGGCGCCAGGCAGCCGTGATCACAGGTGACGACATCGCCCTGCGGCTGGCCCCGGGCCTGACGCGGGTTCCCGAGGACCTTCCTACCCACACGCCCCAGGAGAAACCGAGGCCCTTCCCTCCTCCTGGAACAGCTTCCGGCTCTCAAACTTCACCCCAGGGGCACCAGTTTTATGGACTCAAGGTCACCCCGGGAAGAGGCAGGGCCGGGTTTTGGAATAGGCTTTGCCTCCAGGGTGGGCCGCTCCTGGGCCTGGTGAGCTACTGCCCCCAACCTACCCTCTAGAGGGGCTGGGAAGGGCTGCTCTGGGCTCACCTGGCCTGGGACACCCATCCGGTCCCTGCGTCCTCTGCCCCTCACTGCTCTGTGCAGATCGTATCACCCTCAGCTGCCTCCTCCCGAGACCTAACGGTCCGTGCTGGGCTGGAATCTGCAGGCCCAGCTGCGTGTGCCTTGGCCTCACTGTACCCGTGGCTCCCCCTCTGCCCGGATTCTGAGCTCAGTGTAGTGCTTGGTGCACGGGGGTTGGTCAGGGGCCATGGCCAAGGCCCTGCCACGCACGCCCATCCCTCAGATCCACTGTGAGCACCAACCTGCTGCTGTCTCCTGGGCCCCTGCTAGCAGTTCTGCCACGTCACCACCTGCCTGGCTCCCACACAGCCGTGCATTGTCACTCTGCCTCTGGGACCCCAGCTTGGGAGCTATGGGTCTACCAGGTTCCACCTCCTCTGTCCCCCACAGCCTGAGCTCCTGGCTACGGCAGGGCTCCAGAGACTCCAAATAAATGTTCAGTGACTGGTTCCAAGGGTGACCGTGAACGTGTCTGAAGTGGGACTTCCGAGGGCCACCCAGACCTTTCCTAGCTCTGTTCCCTGCCCTGAGGCCCCAGCAGGACCCGGGACAGATGCAGTGGTCCAGGCTCCTATCGGCCCCTCCTGCAGACAGCAAGCACCCTGCAGCTTTGGCCTAACCCCCAGCCCCCACAGCCAGAACCCTGGAAACACCCAGCTGGTCCAGCCAGGGATCGTCGTAGAGCCCAGGCCTGGGCCCACACAGGGGCCTGGCCTCCCAGGTCTCAGAGCTCTGTGGAAGGGGCATCTCATGGGCCAGTGCTTGGTCTCCcgcctggcccctgcctgccaCTGTCCAGCTCCAGGACCAGCCCTGAAACCCTGGTTAGGACCCCAGCAGTGACAGCAGCAGGGCCTGGACCAGAGGCAGCTGCCACCGTGTGCTCAGCCGAGACGCGGGTTCCAGCCCCAGAATCCCTGAGGCGAGGCCACAGGGCCTGGACTCACCGCTGCTGCTCCCGTGACTCAGTTTACTCATCCGTAAAGGAAGGGGCTGGTGCAGATCCGAAGAGACCACATAACCCTCAAGTCGCACCAGTCGGGCGACCCCAACGGACAGCACACCCATCACTCTCGAGGCCCCTCCCTGGCCAGCCCCGGGATGTGTTCACCCTCCGGCGCCTGACCCCGGCCTCCCCTCCCTCAGGGCTGACTTGTCTCCAGGCCTCCTCCTGGTCCTTGTCTGAATCAGCCCAAGTCGGGACCAGGCACGCCTCCCGTCTCTGGCTGGGACAGTCTCCCACCCTGCCCCACGGGACCCCACCCCTCTAGACTGGGGGCTGCCGACCTCACTGCCCCAACTGTGACCAGTTGCAGCTGTTGGAGCCGCTGTGTCCAGCCGGGCTGGCCCAGCTGACAGCCGGCCAAGGGGCCTTCAAGGCCTGACCTGAGCCGGACCCTCATCCACGAGCCAGGCCTCCTGAGCGCCGTCCCTCATGGTGCCCATGCCTCGGTGTCAGCCTAGAGCTCTCAAAGGGGCCCCTAGCTTCCTGTGGGCCTGTGCAGGCCTGGGGGTCGGTCACCCGCCAGTTCCCCCGCTGTGAGCCCCCAGAAGAACAGATCGGGGGTCAAGTCTCCGCTCGGCCGTGGAGTTGGCTTGTTGGGACCCATAGCATAGCTCTGGTGCAGAGGGTGGTGGTGCCACAGCTGAACCTGAGCTGCAGGTCCTGCCAAGCAGGGGCTGAGTCTCCCCCAAGATGAGAGCTGGGGTAGGTAGGCCAGGCCAGGGCTCAGCCTGGGTCACCCAGCACCCTGTCCCACTGAGGGGAGAAGCCTGGCAGGTGGGCTGGGAAGTCCCTCCTGTCTCTTCTCCCGCCCTGGCCTGCCTGGTGGAGCCCCACAGTGCACACATGGGTGCTCTTGCCTGCCCAGCTCTGAGCTGTGGCACCCACGGAATGGCCACAGCCGTCACCATTCCTGGCCCCCACATTTGGTTCCTGATGTGCCCCAGAGGGACACACAGTGCGTCCGTGTCCATGCTCCCGGGCACACAGACCAGGAGGCCCAAGATGCACCTGTGCACACGCAGGCACCAGCAAACACGGCGGACTCAGATGCAGGCGCACAACCTGACCCCTGGGGCACAGACGCTGCAGAGCAGGGCCCCGGGGGGCGCGGAGGGGCGTGAGCTGGGCAGCTGCCAGCTGTGAGCTCAGCCTTTGCCCTGGGGGAAGGGAGTAGGTGCCCACTGTGCCTGAGGTCCCCAGGGGCTGACACGGTGCATCGCCTGGCACAGCCCGGGCCTCCCCCACAGGACTGCCTGGCAGGCGTCACCGTGGGAGTGGGACTGGGCGGGGCAGGGCAGTCTCATGCCGCCtgccaggccaggcatggaggtgagCGGGGACCCCGGCATCCCCGCCCTGCACCGCCTCTGCACCCACGCGCTCAGTGGTAGCGGCTGACGCATTTGGCGGGCTGGGATTGCGTCTGGAGCACCTGGTCCACAACTCCCTGCCAGGAGCAGCCACCCCACAGCCTGAGCAGCACCTCCCTCCGCCGCACCCAGGGTTTCTGCTCAGGTGAGAAGGGCGGGCGGGAGCCACCACCAGCCCACCCGCAGGGCCGGTCCCGGACCTGTGGCTGGGCCTGAGCCTCTGCATTTGCCTCTGCATGGGGcagcctccctgtctccctcttgGGCCACAGTCAGGAGGCCCAGAGGTGCCCAAAAGCCATCAGGCTGGTTCCAGGAGGAGGCAGTGGCCCACAGCAGTACCGGACTCCTTCAGAGTCCCCGGCCTTGCAGCTTCCATTTCCAGTGTGGTTGAGGCTATCCCAGCTGCCACTGGGGGCCGGATGTCAGCGACAGAGCCGGACATCTGGGGCTCCAAGAGGTAAAGGGAGCTGCCACCGGATGTCAGCGACAGAGCCGGACATCTGGGGCTCAAAGAGGGAAAGGGAGCTGCCAGGGTCGCTGGGTGTGGGGACGAAGCCAGGGCTGCACAAGGCTGCCTGGGGGACTCGCTGTTTGTTGGAGGTCTGTTCATTGGAGACCCAGCAACCCGTGGGTCCCCTAGACCCCGACCTGCGATAAGAAAGGCCCCAGGGTTTCACCCAGCTCCTGCTCCCCGCTGCTGCCTTTCACTGTTCATGGATCCTTTCCCCTCGAAGGTGGGAGAGCCGCAGCTCTGGCCCCGCTGCCCTGGGTGAGCCCGGACTGCACCCTCCCTCTCCACACCCTAGGGGGTGGGAGGCAGTGCGGGGCCAGCCTGTCTGTCTCACCTGTGTCTCGCCTCTGTCATGCCTCTCCAGCTAGTCCTGGACCCACTGCCCGTGGCCCCAGCACCTTCCTGTCCTGGGACGTCTCAGCCAGGATGACCAGTGCACGCCGCCTCACAGACATGGGCCCCAGAGTGGGTGAGACGAGACCTCCATGCAGAAAGGGGGCCTCCAGAGTGCCAGGCCCATGTGGCAAAGCCATCCCGCAGACATGGGAGCGCCCAGGGCCCTGGCCACCCCATTCTCCTGAGCGAGGGTCTGTCCCAAACCAAGGAAGGAGAAGGTGGGCCCTGCCCAGCAGCAGCAGGCCGGGGGTGGGGCTGCCAGGGCACTGTAAGCCCAGCCCTCCCCAGCAGGCAGGGGGGTCCAGGGCGGGTGAGGCAGGGCAGGCAAGCTTGGCCAGAAGGGGCCACTCCTGGCCCAGGCAGCTGGACATGGCTTCTGGGGAAACGGTGGGAGGGTGAGTGGAGACAGCATTCTCTCAGGCAGCCCGGGCACAGCCAGGGCCGGGCTCTAAGGCCAGGGTTGCCCAgtgcctcaccctccctgagAGGGGTGGGCCGGGCCCCAGCAGCCCAGGAGGCCGTGGGCAGATCTGTGTGGGCTGCGGCGACCCCTGCTCAACGCCTGCCGGAAGAGACTTCACCACGTGGTCTCCCCAGGGCCAGCAAGATAAGGGGGCTCCCCTGCACCCAAACCCCCTTCCTAGGCTGGGTTTCCAAAGCAGGAACATGGGCTGGGCTCCCAGTTCCTGCTGGGAGGCCCTGCCGTGACCCCCACTGCAGAGCTGAGCAGCCGGGGCCCTTGAAGGTGGCTTCTGCCCCCACAGCTCCGCTGCCTTAGGGGTCTCAGGGCTGcactgtgaggacacagagccacaGGGCATCTGGCTGGAGGTAGAAGGAGCTCACACATGTGCACCTGCCATCTCACACATGTGCAACACGGGTGGACATGTGCACACACTGCCAGACTCATGCACACAACTGTCACCTACCAGTGCACACTGTCACCTACCCGTGCACACAGCTGTCACCTACCCGTGCACACTGTCACCTACCCATGCACACAGCTGTCACCTACCCATGCAGACAACTGTCACCTACCCGTGCACACAGCTGTCACCTACCCGTGCACACAGCTGTCACCTACCCGTGCACACTGTCACCTACCCGTGCACACAGCTGTCACCTACCCGTGCACACCGTCACCTACCCGTGCACACAACTGTCACCCACCCGTGCACACAGCTGTCACCTACCCATGCACACAGCTGTCACCTACTCGTGCACACTGTCACCTACACGTGCACACTACAGCCTCACGCCTGTGCTGTATACCCGTGCACACTGTCACCTACCCATGCACTCTGTCACACATGCACACTGTCACCAACACGGGCACACCGTCACCTACCCATGCACACTGTCACCTACGCGTGCGTGCCTGCACGCATCCACAGCATCATGCCTGTACATGCACCACCAGACACGCCCTGCGCTCGGGCCCAGGCCATGCACAGGTGGCCGGTGCTGTGGGGCTCCAGAAGTTCCTCCGTGTCCTCTGGCCTCAAGGAGACCCCCATGGTGGGGGTCACAGGTCCACCCTGGGACCCAGATGCCCCGGCCCCTGCTCCCGCCGGGACCCTCACAGCCTACCTTATTCCAGGTGCCCTGCAGAGCTCAGGCCTCACCCTCCTCCTGTCCTTTGCTGCCCACTGCTCTGGGCCCCAGGCCAAGGGTCTTTCCCCAGGAGGGCTGGATGCCAGCGGGGCCAACCTGTGGGCCAGGTGAGTGCAGCCTTCCTGCCGTGGGGGTCTGCTTCTTGGTCAGGCCGGGGGAGGGGTCTGGGGGTGGCCGCCAGCAGTCTGCACGCTGAGGCTGCCGTCTCTTGCTCCACTTTGGGGGGCCCTGAGATGACTCAGTGTCCAGTGTCCAGCTTTGGACCTACACGGCCGGGTATGGGTCCCTCAGCCACTGCCGAGGCCTCAACCATCAGGCCCTGCCACCTCTGCCCACCCCAGAGGACACTCTGGTTCCCCGCACTGCCTGGAACCTCATGCTGGGCTTGGCCCTCCTCCCCGTCCTTCAGAGTTAGTGACAGTGACAGGCTGGTCAATTGACTAATCAGGGCGTCTGtgaggcagggctggggtccTGAGTGGCACAAGGCCCACTCTGTGTTTGACTGGATTAGAGTCACACCACAAGGAAGGCTGGGGAGACAGCTTCTCCAGGGCTGCCCAGCAGGTGCCAAAGCCCTGGGTGGGGGTGTCTCCTCCTCAGGTGCCTCAGCAGCCAGTGGGGGTGGTCAGGGAGTCACCTGAGCTCCCTGCCAGCTGGGACCCAGCCTCAGGAGGAAGTGCTGCCCCAGGGTCTAGGCAGGGGCCACACCTAAGGCTCTGTGTGCAGCCAAGAGCCTGGCCCCACAGGGTGTTCtggagagaatgaatgaatgagagaatgaatgaatgagtgaatgagtgagtgaatgaatgagtgaaaatgagtgaatgagtgagtgaatgaatgaaaatgagtcagtgaatgaatgagtgaaacgAGTGAATAAGAgtcagtgaatgagtgaatgcgtgaatgagtgagtgaatgagtgaaaatgagtgagtgaatgagtgaaaatgagcaagtgaatgagtgagtgaatgagtaaaaATGAGTGAGTCAATGAGTGAATGAAcgagtgaatgagtaaatgagtgagtgaatgagtgaatgagtgagtgagtgaatgagtgaatgtgtgagtgaataagtgagtgagtgaatgagtgagtgaatgagtaaatgagtgagtgaatgagtgagtgaatgagtaaatgagtgagtgaatgagtgaatgagtgagtgaatgagtgagtgagtgagtgaatgagtgagtgaatgaatgaatgaatgagtgaatgagtgagtgagtgaatgaatgagtgaatgagtgaatcagtgagtgaatgagtgaatgagtgagtgaatgagtgagtgaatgagtgagtgagtgaagcaGGATCTTGCCTATGTAGGGGGTACCACCTCCCGCTCTCCCTCCTTCAGTGTTGGGGAGCGATGGAGTCAGACCTCGGTCCTGCAGGCTGTGTGCAGCCCATGCCCTTCTGCTGGGCAGCCCCCCTCAGCTGCTTCCACCCCTCCTGGACCCTCCCTGCCACTGTCTCCTCCTCTCCGCCAGTGCCAACTGCTCCCTGCTGCAAGGCTTCTGGTGCCAGCCGGCCAGCCAGCTGCCCCGGGACCAGCTCTC
This genomic stretch from Nomascus leucogenys isolate Asia chromosome 18, Asia_NLE_v1, whole genome shotgun sequence harbors:
- the RPUSD1 gene encoding RNA pseudouridylate synthase domain-containing protein 1 isoform X2; its protein translation is MCIEGSQGCENPKPSLTELVVLEHGLYAGDPVSKVLLKPLTGRTHQLRVHCSALGHPVVGDLTYGEASGREDRPFRMMLHAFYLRIPTDAECVEVCTPDPFLPSLDACWSPHTLLQSLDQLVQALRATPDPDPEDSGPRPGSPSALLPGPGQPPAPPTKPPETEAQRGHCLQWLSEWTLEPDS